The DNA sequence AACGTTTAAAAAAACGTTACGAACTGGAAACCTTGCCCGAGAGTGACCATGAATTAATGGAAGCTATTGCATTGCGCCGAGGCTGTTTACGCGCCGGAGGTCATTTTGATATCTATAAAGTTTCCACCATTTTACTTAATGAATTAAGATCCGGTGCACTAGGTCCCTTAAGTATTGAAACGCCGGAAATGGCAACAGTAGAAAAAGTGGCAGTGGCGGCGCTAATGGCTGAGCAGGCAGAAAATAAAATAGAAAAGAAAAAATCTCGAAAACGTAACTATAAAAGTCGTTAATTAAGATGAGATAATTAATTTGAGGGCCATAACGGCCCTTTTATCAGTTTGATTCAATCATATCTGACTGCCATTTGAAGACACCGTCAAACTGCTCACAGTCCTGCATTGACTCACTACTATTCTCAATATAGACCTGCTGTACTGCTGAGACCGGATAAGATAAATACGCCGAACATTGGGCACTTTGTCCATTACCAATCACCACCTTTGCCCCTGCTTTTAATTGACACTGGGTTAATTTATCTAACGGTGACCATTGATAACAGATTTCATAATCATTACGGTATAAACTGACCTTCCCAGTTGGTTTATTAAATGCCCACCAGCTCCCCATTTGACTACTTGGATTAGTACTGTTCCAGGAACGATGCAGCGGCAGAGTCTGTCCCGGTTTAAGTTGATATACCTTACCCTGACATAATTTTCCCTGTTCAGGACTTCCTAAAGCACGCTGCAGCATTTCACGATCATCGGACACCGCAAACAATTGAGCGACCTGCGGATCTAATTCAACGCTGCCAATACATTGACTCTCCTCACTGTTAACCGGCCCCTGTTCATCAGGTTGGACTGGCCTGGCAGGTTGCATTGTACAGGCTGATAAATACATTAAACCGAGTGCAGAAATGATTTTTTTCATACTCGTTCCTTTAAACTTAAAAAACCAATAAATGACTGATAGCGATTAAAATAGATCAGTGTAGCTTAGTATTTTGTTTTTAAAATAACATCAATCACTAAAGCACTATTCCAGTTAAGTTTTGATAAGAAAATAGGAGCTGCATTTGTTTATATACCCAAATCACGAGTGGCCAGCAATGAACTACGATTAGCGAGCTTCAAGCCTTCAAGCCTTCAGCCTTTCAGCTTCGAGAGGCGAGTTATGAGTTATGAATCATGTTTTTTCGCTTAAAAACAGCTTATGCTTAAGTATCAATTAACTATTCAGTCGCTAAATACAAATATCTGCCGGCGGGCGCATAATAATGGATAAGCCAACTGCCATAGAAAAATCGTGGCATGTTTAAATAGGAATGTGACATAACAGGAATGTACTAAAAAAAATCTCGCAAAAATCAATCAAAACGCGACGCTATTAGCTGATACAATCCCTTATCGGGGCAAAAGCGACTTCGATTGTTCGGCATCCTCACTCCTGATTTTTTCCCTATTTTAAGGAATTGTGGCGACTTTCATAATATGGAAAAACGAGATACTAATGTACTTTTTTAACTTTTTGAGGCGCCTCCTCTTTAGTGGCCCGCTTATTCTCTGGCTCTATAATCTAAAGCGCAATCTCACCTTGAAGGCGATTTTTCTCTGATTATCCAAGACATATGGAACTTTTTTATGCAGAACAACTTTTTTGAGTATTTAACACTCAACAGTGTTTTTATCGTAACCGAAATTATTATCGTGTTTACTATGCTGCACATGCTCTACCAAAGACGTTCTCCGACGAGTATCATCTCCTGGCTTCTACTGATGATCATTCTCCCCTATTTCTCTCTTGTACTTTATTTTCTGATAGGTGTTCGCAAACGTCCGGTTAGAAAGAAAAAATCATCTCTGCATGTCAAAAGTACCAGCGAAAGTAACGGAAAAATTAACAGCATAGACGGTATTATACGCGCTAACGGTCTTGCCGGAGCAAGTGAGCATAACAGTTTTGAGTTTATCAGTGACAGCGTCAACGCCTACAACACGTTAATAAATGAAATCAAAAATGCGAAAAAGAGCATCAGTTTCAGTACCTATATCCTAAAACAAGACAAGGTCACTAAAACAATCATTGATGCCCTGATAGAGAAAGAGTCAAGCGGTGTTCATGTGCGACTGCTACTCGATTCACTCGGTTCCTATCAACTCTACTTTTTTCAGGGCCCACTGCTAAAACTCAGAAGAGCGGGATGCGAAGTCCACTTTTTTATGCCGCTACTTCGTCTGCCCTATCAAAACTCCATTAATCTGCGCAACCATCGTAAAATCTATCTCTTTGACGAGACCACCTTGCTTACCGGAGGAATGAATCTATCAAAGAAGTATATGGGGCCCGCAAAAAAACAGGATCAGTGCGAAGATATTCTGTTCAAAACTCAAGGGGATGCAGCCTATCAGTATGCCCAGATCTTTGAAGCTGACTGGGCCTATGCTTCCGACTCTCCCCAGCGACAAGCGACTCGGCCCTTACAAAAAGTCTGTGGCGATGCTTATATCCAAGTTGTGCCCTCTGGGCCCGATATCAAAGGTGATGCCCTTTTTGAAGCACTGATCAGTGCAATTCACTCGGCTAAAGAGCGCATCTGGATAGTCACCCCCTACTTTCTGCCCGATGAGACCTTAATGCATGCGCTAAAGATTGCCAAACACAATGGCGTCGATATCAAACTTATCACACCTAAGCAGTCCGATCATTTAGTCGCCGACCTTGGCCGCAGTTCCTACATGCGAGAACTGCAGGAAGAAGGAATCAATCTGGTCTTATATAATGGTAAGATGCTGCATGCCAAAGCCATTCTGTTTGACCAGGATGCCGTTATGATAGGCTCAGTCAATATTGACAACCGCTCCCTGCTGCTTAATTACGAAGTTGTCAGCTTTGCCTATTCTAAAGCTATTATCTCCGAGATAGAAAAATGGATGCAGGGTTTTATCACCAATGCTGACACGCAAATGAAAGAAGCCTCCAGGCTCCGTTGTATTGCAGAAAATTTTATGCGTATCTTAGCCCCTCAACTCTAGGGTCTGCTGACCTTTGGAGTACAAATTTTGTTCAATTTAAACGTATTCTGAGCAAGGCATGCTTCGTTCACATAGTTATTCTATGTAAACGACGCATAACGCAGCGCAGGACGCTTTTAGATGAACCCGAAAGGCAGCATTTGTAGATACGATCGACTATGTTATCGCCTACTTATGTAGAATAACGACAGGTTGCAGGCTCTGCCTTGTATAAAGCACCCACAAATTGCTGTATAAATGCACACGAAAGGTCAACAGACCCTAAGGGATCACTTATTTTTACACCACGTATTTTCCCGCAAAGACTTGCCCATCAGCAGCACAACCTGTCGGACACGTTTTCCCTTATTGTATGGAATATCCATAAAGAGAACCTGCACCCGCAGTTTATAGAGAACTTTGAAACCCTGATCCAAGAGTACCCCTGTGACTTCCTGCTTTTCCAGGAGGTCAAATTCCCAAAAAAGATTGCCTCTGTATTGGATGCTTTTTCCTATGCGATGGCCAGCAATATAGAGACTTCTCAACATATCTACGGCGTTTTAACTGCGACCAAAATTGCCTTTACCACCATCAGTTCACACCTTACCCATCAGCGGGAAGTCGGTCTTATTACCCATAAAAGTATGCTTATCACGCATCACAAACTGCCCGATGGCCGCACTCTGCATATAGTCAATATTCATGGCATCAATTTTGTCTCCATAAAAGGATTTATAAAAGAGCTGGAGAAGATTAAAGCAGTACTGCACAGCTGTAGCGGCCCGATAATAGTTGCAGGGGATTTTAATAATTGGACAAAAAAACGGATAATGGCACTGGAGACTTTTCAGCACGCACTCGGATTGGAAAAAGCAGACATTCAGGAAGGCCATCATGTCAAACATATATTTGCAAAACCACTCGATCATATCTTCTACAGAGAATTGAAATTACTCCAAGCTGAAGCTATCGATACAAAGAAAATCTCAGACCACAACCCTATCTATGCGACTTTCAGCGTAATTCGTGATTCAGGAAAAGTGGCTGAAGCTGCTGAAGTGTGAGGTTAAGTGTAGATTATGCAAAATATTTAGGCGGCAGGCTGCCTTAGCTGTTTCTTTAGCCCTTTTTACAGAGCATATTCGCAGGCTTATAAACTATTTAATTATTATCAGCCGAACTCTGCATCTCTTCATCTCCTTGCATTTCAACCTCCTCAGGATCAATTTCAATCACCGGAATAGTTTCTTCAACACTGAAGTGAATACAAGCTGGAATTGAATAATTCGGCACATCATCATATGAGAATATAGAATAATATTTCGGTATATTAGGGTTACCAAAACTATCATAGGTATAGGTATCTTGACCCGCATAAATTTTAACACCATCAAAAGGCGTACGCGGTGGATGAAAACAATTTCTAACCACAAAAGAACCCAAGAAGTCTTTGCTTTTAGGGTTTTCCCAGGTGATTTTAGTTTTACTATTTTCTATTGATGTCTTTATATCGCCTGGAGGCTGTAAGGCAACCTTAGCGCGTTCAATATATTGAATAACTAATTTAGCCTGTTTTTCATGAACGGGATCATTAAGCCATTTAATCAATTCTCCCTGCCCATTTTTCAATGCGGAGGTTGCACGAATAATGAAATAGGCTTGCTTATTTTCTAAATGAAACCTTTCTAGTTCTGTTCTGCTCAAAGTATCAAAATTAAAAAAATGTTGTGTTTTATAACGTAATTGCTCATAACCCACTTCATATCCAATATACTGAATACTTTTACGCTGCTTAATACTTTCAACATTAACATCTTCAAATTCAGCAAGTTCGACAGTAAAACGAATGTCTTTTTTATCACTGAGGGCGTTAGTGTTTTCAAGCTCTAGATAGGCATCGGTGATCACTGTTTTTTCTGGATCAGGCATAGAATGCAAGGAAAAGGCTAACTGAGCGTAAATTTTATGCCCATTTTCATCATAACCCGATTGTAAACTTCCAGATACAATGCCATGTTCAGAGATAGTATTAACAGCAGTAGGATATACTTCAACGGTTTCAGGTTGACGGCTATAGGTGATGTGCAAATTAGGCCGATAATGAATACCAGAGCCAAAGCGACCATACCCGATGTCAAATTGCATGATTTGAGAATCGTTACCTTTAGGTAATACAGTAGGGCCATCAATACGCATAAGCACTGTCCCCATTTTTAATTGTTCTTGCAGAATATCACGCTCTTTACCGTTTAAATGCCAAACACACCAGACACCTTGAGTAACATGATCTGATTCAATGGTTTGCCCCGAGTGAATAACGGTCGCATTCGCAATATCGTTATAGTCACGAATATTAGGGACAGAGCTCGCCTCTAAAAATGAAATCCCCCATTCACCATAGCCTTCAATTTTTGCACTCACCCTGTTCATCGGATAGAGTGAAAAACTGGCTTCTTTAATAGAGGCATCATCAGGTAGGCGGTCGAGAGAAAAAGCGATGACACCGTAACAAATACCACGAGACTTATTCACCCCAATAAATAAAGAATTTAAACCAAAATGTTCCTGATTTTTTTCTGGGGTATATTGCCCCACATAACCAATATCTTGACTGGCAGGGAATAAGGTTTTGCTATATCGGTCACGCGCTAATAAGGTATTTAATTTAAGCTCAGGCGCATAAGGGCCTTTAATTTTAGTTTTTTGATCAACCGCTCGAATTTTATAAAAGTAGTGCCGACCACTTTTTAACTGCACATCCGTAAAAAATAATGATTTAGTAATACCCACAAGGTTATCGTCGCTACATGGACTTTTATGACTGATACTGCGATAAATTTCAAAATAGACAGGATCGTTATCAGAATATTCCCATGCTAACGAAATACTATTTTCAGTTAACTCAGTGAGATTAAAATTATCGACTCGTTTAGGCGCTAAATGAGAGTAGTTAATAGCGGAGCCAAAAGCGTGCACTAATGCAGGAATATTTTCATTGATACTTTCCGACATATTTTCCATATAGTCAGGAATATTTTTTGTACCTACCTCTACAACGGTAGAAAGTATGCCGCGATTATAATAATACTCTCGAGCACTGCCATTAATTAAATTTGTTGGTGGTTTTCCGCGATGAATCCCGTATTTTCTACCGGTCACTTTTTCTATTTCAAAGGCCATATTGGCGCAGAGCGTATTGAGATCGGTGGTATCTATTTCAGCTTCATGATTAAATTTATGAGCCGGGAAGAAAACATTACCTTGCGAATGGTAATCAAGTGCGATGGTAATATTTTTATGGGTTTCAACAAAATCACGAATCGCACAGGTTTCCGGCTCTGAAAAGCCGGATGGGCCACTGTAAGTATTTGAGCTGGTATCGGATCGGGTTTTAAATCGCACGCCAAAGTTACGGTTTAAATCTACACCGAAGGTACTATCACCATTATCACGGCGATTTTTTCGCCAAAATGAAAAATGAGTCCGAGAGAACTCAAATCCATCGGGGTTTAAACAAGGAACAATATAAAGCGTGTTAAGCGTTAATGCTTGTTGCAACTTAGGATTGAATTGATAATTATCAATAATATACTTAATAAAATTATTCGCTAATTCAATACCTATCCACTCTCTCGCATGAATAGTGCCAGTGTATAATAAAGCGGGTTTAGTGTCCGCATTGGCAACATCCATACTAATCGTCGCCATCATAATTGGCCGCTTTTCCCACGTTTCACCAATACTCTGTACCTTAATTAAATCAGGATACAAAGTGGCAGCCGTATTCAGGAAATCAATGGTCTCTTGATACGAAACATATTGTTTTTTCATTATCCCTCTTCTCTCTAATAATTAAACTTCAGCTTAAATACTTGCCAAGCTTCCATGATCCTGGCCACTTTTTTCTCTTTTATATTTTTCACTTGATAAAAATGACTGCCGTCACCCTGCAAGCTGTTATAAGTACTTTCAACACCAAGGGTTTGAAGAATGAGCTCAGTGTGTTTTTTACCTATGCCGTTAATGCCCATTAAAAAAAATTCAATATCATCAACCGTCATGGTTAAAATTGATTCGATATTTTTAAGTGGCGGATTAAGTGCCGGAGATTCATCACTATCTTCACTTGAGGGGGCATTACTGGATTTATTTAGAAAGGAACATTCATCGGCAAGCTTAGTCTTTGTTGCGACTTGCCTGTTAGTTTCGCGCCTGCAGTAGTTATCTTGCCGGTTCCAGACTTCACTCGGCCATTCTTCCTGCTTACCGTCAATGGTATTGATGATCGGGTAATTATCATCATTCTGTGCCGTAAACATTTCACCGCTATCGCAACTTGGAGAGACTTCTCGTCCAAAAGTGATATAGCGCATAGTACGTAAAACATGAGCGCTAATTTTACACAATTCTTCCCAGTTATAGAGGGGAATATGAGGTTGATGAAATTGACCTGCGGAAAATTTCCACATTAAATACTGACCAATCCAATCACGAATATAAGGAAAGGCAGCAAAAGCAGTTGCACATTCTAAAATGCGATATTTTCCATCGACTCCCACTGCAACATCACAGGCCCAGTATTCAGCATTTGCAACTTTAGACACGCTAACCGCAAGATCTAAGACTGCTTGAGGTACCTTCATATAGTCCATGCTGCCACCTTGACTGGTATTGGTTAACCATTCGCCTGCAGGTGGTCTGCGCCAAAAAGCACAAACAGGTTTATGACCAATTAACATCACGCGGAT is a window from the Psychromonas ingrahamii 37 genome containing:
- a CDS encoding phospholipase D-like domain-containing protein; this encodes MQNNFFEYLTLNSVFIVTEIIIVFTMLHMLYQRRSPTSIISWLLLMIILPYFSLVLYFLIGVRKRPVRKKKSSLHVKSTSESNGKINSIDGIIRANGLAGASEHNSFEFISDSVNAYNTLINEIKNAKKSISFSTYILKQDKVTKTIIDALIEKESSGVHVRLLLDSLGSYQLYFFQGPLLKLRRAGCEVHFFMPLLRLPYQNSINLRNHRKIYLFDETTLLTGGMNLSKKYMGPAKKQDQCEDILFKTQGDAAYQYAQIFEADWAYASDSPQRQATRPLQKVCGDAYIQVVPSGPDIKGDALFEALISAIHSAKERIWIVTPYFLPDETLMHALKIAKHNGVDIKLITPKQSDHLVADLGRSSYMRELQEEGINLVLYNGKMLHAKAILFDQDAVMIGSVNIDNRSLLLNYEVVSFAYSKAIISEIEKWMQGFITNADTQMKEASRLRCIAENFMRILAPQL
- a CDS encoding endonuclease/exonuclease/phosphatase family protein, yielding MYKAPTNCCINAHERSTDPKGSLIFTPRIFPQRLAHQQHNLSDTFSLIVWNIHKENLHPQFIENFETLIQEYPCDFLLFQEVKFPKKIASVLDAFSYAMASNIETSQHIYGVLTATKIAFTTISSHLTHQREVGLITHKSMLITHHKLPDGRTLHIVNIHGINFVSIKGFIKELEKIKAVLHSCSGPIIVAGDFNNWTKKRIMALETFQHALGLEKADIQEGHHVKHIFAKPLDHIFYRELKLLQAEAIDTKKISDHNPIYATFSVIRDSGKVAEAAEV
- a CDS encoding M14 family zinc carboxypeptidase, translating into MKKQYVSYQETIDFLNTAATLYPDLIKVQSIGETWEKRPIMMATISMDVANADTKPALLYTGTIHAREWIGIELANNFIKYIIDNYQFNPKLQQALTLNTLYIVPCLNPDGFEFSRTHFSFWRKNRRDNGDSTFGVDLNRNFGVRFKTRSDTSSNTYSGPSGFSEPETCAIRDFVETHKNITIALDYHSQGNVFFPAHKFNHEAEIDTTDLNTLCANMAFEIEKVTGRKYGIHRGKPPTNLINGSAREYYYNRGILSTVVEVGTKNIPDYMENMSESINENIPALVHAFGSAINYSHLAPKRVDNFNLTELTENSISLAWEYSDNDPVYFEIYRSISHKSPCSDDNLVGITKSLFFTDVQLKSGRHYFYKIRAVDQKTKIKGPYAPELKLNTLLARDRYSKTLFPASQDIGYVGQYTPEKNQEHFGLNSLFIGVNKSRGICYGVIAFSLDRLPDDASIKEASFSLYPMNRVSAKIEGYGEWGISFLEASSVPNIRDYNDIANATVIHSGQTIESDHVTQGVWCVWHLNGKERDILQEQLKMGTVLMRIDGPTVLPKGNDSQIMQFDIGYGRFGSGIHYRPNLHITYSRQPETVEVYPTAVNTISEHGIVSGSLQSGYDENGHKIYAQLAFSLHSMPDPEKTVITDAYLELENTNALSDKKDIRFTVELAEFEDVNVESIKQRKSIQYIGYEVGYEQLRYKTQHFFNFDTLSRTELERFHLENKQAYFIIRATSALKNGQGELIKWLNDPVHEKQAKLVIQYIERAKVALQPPGDIKTSIENSKTKITWENPKSKDFLGSFVVRNCFHPPRTPFDGVKIYAGQDTYTYDSFGNPNIPKYYSIFSYDDVPNYSIPACIHFSVEETIPVIEIDPEEVEMQGDEEMQSSADNN
- a CDS encoding ATP-grasp domain-containing protein; the encoded protein is MKKATQKSLPKIGLLYLDHVLRFFDKSNFKGWPDKIESVVYHWRNDKQRFIKEVKRKNIEVLIGNVPATAYETFREISRALPNVQFIPSLDTQFANKSKENVTQLCEKYNIPIPKTKIFYEPSEVEPFFKKTVYPKIIKKSYGPSNYGGYFVHKVDSYQEATALLSKKKYYPVYTQDFVPMAADIRVMLIGHKPVCAFWRRPPAGEWLTNTSQGGSMDYMKVPQAVLDLAVSVSKVANAEYWACDVAVGVDGKYRILECATAFAAFPYIRDWIGQYLMWKFSAGQFHQPHIPLYNWEELCKISAHVLRTMRYITFGREVSPSCDSGEMFTAQNDDNYPIINTIDGKQEEWPSEVWNRQDNYCRRETNRQVATKTKLADECSFLNKSSNAPSSEDSDESPALNPPLKNIESILTMTVDDIEFFLMGINGIGKKHTELILQTLGVESTYNSLQGDGSHFYQVKNIKEKKVARIMEAWQVFKLKFNY